From Tripterygium wilfordii isolate XIE 37 chromosome 13, ASM1340144v1, whole genome shotgun sequence, the proteins below share one genomic window:
- the LOC120013400 gene encoding uncharacterized protein LOC120013400, which translates to MGDHRDWSPETNGAVLAEKASLSNQTRIGVEYWKKAEQVVERIISRFQPTIESEERRKTVIDYVQSLLLNSLGCEVFPFGSVPLKTYLPDGDIDLTAFGCFNVDEALASDVCSVLEREDQNGAAEFIVKDVQLIRAEVKLVKCLVQNIVVDISFNQLGGLCTLCFLEQVDLLIGKDHIFKRSIILIKAWCYYESRILGAHHGLISTYALETLVLYIFHFFHSSLNGPLEVLYKFLDYFSKFDWDNYCISLNGPIRISLLPDVVVDTPINGGAGRLLSNDFLRDCVEMLTVPARGTESNSTFSSKHLNIVDPLKEYNNLGRSISKGNSYRIRSAFTYGAKKLGQILSQPEEKIADELSKFFCNTLDRHGNGQRPDVQDPVPMARHNGTDTTLFSGAKSYHEDPMLSGMDMTLNGPRSSRMIGANGTPLSGIRLSGDAKDLATSRLQGLKLADHATKSSSAPVAKETVASTHKPHLNSSAKGNGEMNNGKSDLKLPESSVATNKRVSSGISPAPGEDKGFVAHSDHDEDYLTNHRAVSPSGSMKNNSLRSPAAWSVEDLSSYQMLVGAGGNSEALNSLSDLSGDYKSHLNSYYHGRRWFESFLNASAPVSPTMPLQLWGKNSREVPRRSVQFRQSSFSPVNANGIIPRPVFYPMSPPVLPGRSLGMEEMPKAKGTGTYIPNTDHYRDQPSAARGRHQAPPWPPHSNIRAVTAQDTNFSERSSRELGPVQFHPESVGSDLHYSGSPGGNSHPRVNGLIHPSERAVEYGPFGYPQWGASSPEGIRLQNPDFALTRDSRFNIPATGMQTSKQVSGADQDRIAVESHQLNILNLKDEDDFPPLSICPR; encoded by the exons ATGGGCGATCATCGAGATTGGTCGCCTGAAACAAACGGCGCTGTGTTAGCAGAGAAGGCGTCACTGTCTAATCAAACGCGAATTGGTGTCGAGTACTGGAAAAAAGCAGAGCAAGTGGTTGAGAGGATCATCTCACGGTTCCAGCCGACAATTGAATccgaagagaggagaaagactGTCATTGATTACGTGCAGAGTCTTTTACTGAATTCCCTTGGTTGCGAG GTATTCCCCTTTGGATCAGTTCCATTGAAAACCTATCTGCCGGATGGAGATATAGATTTGACAGCCTTTGGATGTTTTAATGTTGACGAGGCTCTGGCCAGTGATGTTTGTTCTGTCCTTGAAAGAGAAGATCAGAATGGGGCTGCTGAGTTTattgtaaaggatgtgcaattAATCCGGGCTGAG GTTAAACTTGTAAAATGTTTGGTGCAAAACATCGTGGTAGATATTTCTTTCAACCAGCTGGGAGGGCTTTGTACATTATGCTTTCTTGAGCAG GTTGATCTCTTAATTGGTAAAGATCATATCTTCAAACGCAGCATTATTTTGATCAAGGCTTGGTGTTACTATGAAAGTCGTATTCTCGGTGCTCATCATGGCTTGATTTCTACTTATGCTTTGGAGACTCTAGTTCTTTATATCTTCCATTTCTTTCACTCTTCACTTAATGGTCCTCTGGAG GTTCTATATAAATTCTTGGATTACTTCAGCAAATTTGATTGGGACAACTATTGCATCAGTCTGAATGGCCCTATCAGGATATCCTTATTGCCAGATGTTGTAG TTGACACACCTATAAATGGTGGGGCTGGTCGATTGCTTAGTAATGACTTTCTTAGGGATTGTGTGGAAATGCTCACGGTACCTGCTAGGGGAACTGAGAGCAATTCAACATTTTCCTCAAAGCACCTTAACATAGTTGATCCCCTCAAAGAATATAACAACCTTGGGCGCAGTATTAGCAAAG GCAATTCTTACCGAATAAGGAGTGCTTTCACATATGGGGCTAAAAAACTTGGACAAATCCTTTCCCAGCCAGAGGAGAAGATAGCTGATGAACTCAGCAAATTTTTTTGTAACACCCTGGATAGGCATGGAAATGGACAGAGGCCTGATGTTCAAGATCCTGTCCCAATGGCCAGGCATAATGGGACTGATACTACATTATTTTCAGGTGCCAAATCATATCATGAAGATCCAATGTTATCAGGGATGGATATGACTCTAAATGGGCCTCGGAGTTCTAGAATGATTGGTGCTAATGGGACCCCTCTTTCTGGAATTCGTCTTTCTGGGGATGCAAAGGACCTTGCAACATCCAGACTACAAGGTCTAAAGTTAGCAGATCATGCGACTAAGTCTTCTTCCGCTCCTGTTGCCAAGGAGACTGTTGCTTCCACACATAAACCACATTTAAATTCCTCAGCCAAGGGAAATGGGGAAATGAACAAtggaaaatcagatttgaaattACCTGAAAGCTCTGTTGCAACTAACAAGAGAGTCTCATCTGGGATTTCACCAGCACCTGGTGAGGACAAAGGCTTTGTTGCCCATAGTGACCATGATGAGGATTATTTAACAAATCATCGGGCTGTTTCTCCTTCTGGATCTATGAAGAATAATTCACTCCGGAGTCCGGCTGCTTGGTCTGTGGAGGACCTTTCTAGTTATCAGATGTTAGTTGGTGCTGGTGGAAATTCCGAGGCTTTGAATTCTCTGTCTGATCTCAGTGGAGATTACAAGAGTCATTTAAATAGTTACTATCATGGTCGGCGGTGGTTTGAGTCTTTCTTGAATGCCTCTGCTCCTGTATCTCCTACAATGCCCTTGCAGCTCTGGGGCAAGAATTCAAGGGAGGTACCAAGGCGGTCAGTGCAGTTCAGGCAGAGTTCATTCTCCCCTGTAAATGCCAATGGTATCATCCCCAGACCAGTGTTTTACCCAATGAGTCCACCTGTATTACCTGGGAGATCCCTTGGTATGGAAGAGATGCCAAAGGCTAAAGGGACAGGAACATACATTCCCAATACG GACCATTATAGGGACCAACCTTCGGCAGCTAGGGGGAGGCATCAAGCACCTCCATGGCCTCCTCATAGCAATATCCGGGCTGTAACTGCTCAGGACACAAATTTCTCCGAGAGAAGCAGCCGCGAACTAGGACCAGTGCAGTTTCATCCAGAGTCTGTCGGTTCAGATCTTCACTACTCTGGTTCTCCTGGAGGAAATTCTCACCCTAGGGTAAATGGTTTAATCCATCCGTCAGAGAGGGCTGTAGAATATGGACCATTTGGGTACCCACAATGGGGGGCATCCTCACCGGAAGGTATCAGGCTACAGAATCCAGATTTTGCTCTTACTCGAGATTCTAGATTTAATATCCCCGCAACAGGAATGCAAACATCAAAACAAGTATCGGGCGCGGATCAAGATAG GATTGCTGTAGAATCACATCAGTTGAACATCTTGAACTTGAAAGATGAAGATGATTTCCCGCCCTTATCCATTTGTCCCCGGTGA
- the LOC120011932 gene encoding uncharacterized protein LOC120011932, with protein sequence MAATGGRGVASILSVVLLLSISSISRAYRPGDLVPMSRKGQYHSSRTVWHDMIGKHCPMFAVNREVLIPIPKPTGYTGADPYKISFQVGREKFFIPWLLVINRKSPEVPMIDVQLRYSGGDLHGVTAKVMDMPHQYVEIHPDIRKQFWDAQHWPKHVLVRYTWKEQSEIDLTSGFYVLFGSGLVMSFILSIYILQSSRDKLARFVRETVAESSMPDGGVAKVE encoded by the exons ATGGCTGCGACCGGAGGAAGAGGAGTCGCTTCGATACTCTCTGTTGTCTTGTTATTATCGATCTCGTCGATTTCTCGTGCTTACCGACCTGGAGACCTCGTTCCGATGAGCAGAAAGGGTCAATACCACTCT TCCAGAACTGTTTGGCATGATATGATCGGTAAGCATTGCCCGATGTTTGCAGTGAATCGAGAG GTATTGATACCTATACCAAAGCCGACGGGTTATACGGGTGCTGATCCCTACAAAAT TTCCTTTCAAGTTGGAAGAGAGAAGTTTTTTATTCCATGGCTTCTCGTGATAAATCGTAAGAGCCCTGAGGTTCCTATGATTGATGTGCAATTG AGATATTCCGGAGGAGATTTGCACGGTGTGACTGCAAAAGTTATGGATATGCCACACCAAT ATGTTGAAATTCATCCAGATATTCGAAAACAATTCTGGGACGCTCAGCATTGGCCAAAGCATGTCCTTGTCAGATACACATG GAAGGAGCAGTCGGAGATAGATTTGACTTCTGGATTTTACGTTCTGTTTGGATCAG GGCTCGTGATGTCTTTTATCCTCTCAATCTACATCTTGCAATCTTCACGTGACAAATTAGCCAG GTTTGTGAGGGAGACTGTTGCAGAAAGTAGCATGCCTGATGGAGGAGTTGCGAAGGTTGAGTGA